In Pseudofrankia saprophytica, one genomic interval encodes:
- a CDS encoding SDR family oxidoreductase has translation MLLRNKTTVVTGVGSGLGREMATSMLAAGANVVVAARSADGLRQTAKELDPTGERILPHPADICDEESCQSLVAAAVDRFGSVDAVVQVAAYEDAFGGLFDADLTKWSRAFDTNVLGSLRLLRAVVPVMKERGGGSVVLVGSQSAFKVAMPQAGYAASKGALLSAMYYLADELGPDGIRVNTVVPSWMWGPNVQLYVDFRAQAEGKSTDEILEEITGRFPLRRMTEDREVADTAVFFCSDLSRAVTGQYLLVNSGELMR, from the coding sequence ATGCTGCTGCGGAACAAGACCACTGTCGTCACCGGGGTGGGAAGTGGCCTGGGCCGGGAGATGGCCACCTCCATGCTCGCCGCCGGCGCGAACGTGGTCGTCGCCGCCCGGTCGGCCGACGGTTTACGCCAGACCGCGAAGGAGTTAGACCCGACGGGTGAGCGGATTCTCCCGCACCCCGCGGACATCTGCGACGAGGAGAGCTGCCAGTCGCTTGTCGCCGCGGCCGTGGACCGTTTCGGCTCGGTCGACGCCGTGGTCCAGGTCGCCGCCTACGAGGACGCGTTCGGCGGCCTGTTCGACGCGGACCTCACGAAATGGAGCCGGGCCTTCGACACGAATGTCCTCGGCAGTCTTCGGCTGCTGCGGGCCGTCGTCCCGGTCATGAAGGAGCGGGGCGGCGGCTCGGTCGTCCTGGTCGGCAGCCAGTCGGCGTTCAAGGTCGCTATGCCCCAGGCGGGTTACGCGGCGTCCAAGGGCGCCCTGCTGTCGGCGATGTACTACCTCGCCGACGAGCTCGGCCCCGACGGGATCCGGGTGAACACCGTCGTGCCCAGCTGGATGTGGGGCCCCAACGTCCAGCTCTACGTCGACTTCCGCGCCCAGGCGGAGGGAAAGTCGACCGACGAGATCCTCGAGGAGATCACCGGGCGGTTCCCGCTGCGCCGCATGACGGAGGACCGCGAGGTGGCCGACACCGCGGTGTTCTTCTGCTCGGACCTCTCCAGGGCCGTCACCGGCCAGTACCTCCTGGTCAACAGCGGCGAACTGATGCGCTAG
- a CDS encoding allantoate amidohydrolase — MSVESMLGDLDDVGRAPTGGYRRFAWTDEDLTLREWFRAAAEAVGLTVTEDRVGNQWAWWGDPDASLAAGRPGVVTGSHLDSVPGGGNFDGPLGVVSALRAVEALRRDGFTPARAIGVANFVDEEGARFGVACTGSRVLTGAMPRDRALALTDGDGVTLAEALARAGRDPNELDRDDAALARVGTFVELHIEQGRWLVDEGSPVAVASSIWPHGRWRFDFAGEANHAGTTRLADRDDPSLKLAALILTAREVATGLGCFATVGKVRMIPNGVNAIPSAATGWLDGRGADEEAVRRLVPSIEDALGIRAVEESFTATTRFDPALAADLAELLGGAPIIGTGAGHDAGVLAAHGIRSAMLFVRNPTGVSHSPAEYAEPADCEAGAVALATVLRSLAAS, encoded by the coding sequence ATGTCCGTCGAGAGCATGCTGGGCGATCTCGACGACGTCGGGCGCGCCCCGACCGGGGGCTACCGCCGCTTCGCCTGGACGGACGAGGACCTCACGCTGCGGGAGTGGTTCCGCGCAGCGGCCGAGGCCGTGGGACTCACCGTCACCGAGGACCGGGTGGGAAACCAGTGGGCCTGGTGGGGCGACCCCGACGCGTCCCTGGCCGCCGGGCGCCCCGGTGTGGTGACCGGGTCGCACCTCGACTCGGTGCCCGGCGGGGGCAACTTCGACGGCCCGCTCGGCGTGGTCTCGGCCCTGCGCGCCGTCGAGGCGCTGCGCCGCGACGGGTTCACCCCGGCTCGCGCGATCGGCGTCGCGAACTTCGTCGACGAGGAGGGCGCCCGCTTCGGCGTCGCCTGCACCGGTTCGCGGGTGCTGACCGGCGCGATGCCGCGCGACCGCGCCCTCGCCCTCACGGACGGCGACGGCGTCACGCTCGCCGAGGCGCTCGCCCGCGCGGGCCGGGACCCCAACGAGCTCGACCGCGACGACGCCGCCCTCGCGCGGGTCGGGACCTTCGTCGAGCTGCACATCGAGCAGGGCCGCTGGCTCGTCGACGAGGGCTCGCCCGTCGCGGTGGCCTCCTCGATCTGGCCGCACGGGCGCTGGCGCTTCGACTTCGCCGGCGAGGCCAACCACGCCGGCACGACCCGGCTGGCCGATCGTGACGACCCGTCGCTGAAGCTCGCGGCGCTGATCCTGACGGCCCGTGAGGTGGCCACCGGGCTGGGCTGCTTCGCGACCGTGGGCAAGGTACGCATGATCCCGAACGGGGTCAACGCGATCCCCTCGGCGGCGACCGGCTGGCTCGACGGCCGCGGGGCCGACGAGGAGGCCGTCCGCCGCCTGGTCCCGTCGATCGAGGACGCCCTGGGCATCCGCGCCGTCGAGGAGTCGTTCACCGCCACCACCCGGTTCGATCCGGCCCTGGCGGCCGATCTCGCGGAGCTGCTCGGCGGGGCTCCGATCATCGGTACCGGCGCGGGGCACGACGCCGGCGTGCTCGCCGCGCACGGCATCCGCTCGGCGATGCTGTTCGTGCGCAACCCGACGGGTGTCTCGCATTCCCCCGCCGAGTACGCCGAGCCGGCCGACTGCGAGGCCGGCGCCGTGGCGCTGGCGACGGTGCTGCGCTCGCTGGCGGCAAGCTGA
- a CDS encoding NAD(P)/FAD-dependent oxidoreductase — translation MTGGRVVIVGGGLIGLSIARALTTRGVRDVLVLERATLASGGTGKSSGIVRCHYGVPSLAAMAWRSLPVFEELGAAVGFRQVGYLVAVGAGNAEPLRANTEIHQRLGIDVEMISHDRAAGLWPYLRLDDLAAFSYEPRGGYADASQLANHFGREARDGGARIRQGTPVARVLTRGDAVTGVELAGGDVVDADVVVVAAGWWSGGLMAGVGVDLPVQSVRSELLVVDAGEPLRDLPVLSDLVSLQYARIEGSGELLVGNSDHSQPSFADPDDYSNQASEAGLERAAEKVLHRFDGFPEPSVAHTYAGCYDVTPDWNPVVAPAGAAGLFLAAGFSGHGFKISPAVGVLMADLVLDGDSHDPDIPGADFRLERFAEGNPLTSRFPYVGAGEMR, via the coding sequence GTGACCGGCGGGCGGGTCGTGATCGTCGGTGGCGGGCTGATCGGCCTTTCGATCGCCCGCGCCCTGACCACCCGCGGGGTGCGCGACGTGCTCGTGCTCGAACGGGCGACGCTGGCGAGCGGCGGGACCGGGAAGTCCAGCGGCATCGTGCGGTGCCACTACGGCGTGCCGTCCCTCGCCGCGATGGCCTGGCGCAGCCTGCCGGTGTTCGAGGAGCTGGGCGCGGCCGTCGGGTTCCGGCAGGTCGGCTACCTGGTCGCCGTGGGCGCCGGGAACGCGGAACCTCTGCGCGCCAACACCGAGATCCACCAGCGGCTCGGGATCGACGTCGAGATGATCTCCCACGACCGGGCGGCCGGGCTGTGGCCGTACCTGCGCCTCGACGACCTCGCCGCCTTCTCCTACGAACCCCGTGGTGGGTACGCCGACGCCTCGCAGCTCGCGAACCACTTCGGCCGCGAAGCCCGCGACGGCGGCGCCCGCATCCGGCAGGGAACGCCGGTGGCCCGCGTCCTGACCCGCGGCGACGCGGTGACCGGCGTCGAGCTGGCCGGCGGCGACGTGGTCGACGCGGACGTCGTCGTCGTGGCCGCGGGCTGGTGGTCAGGCGGGCTGATGGCCGGCGTCGGCGTCGACCTGCCCGTCCAGTCGGTTCGCTCGGAGCTGCTGGTCGTCGACGCCGGCGAGCCGCTGCGGGACCTGCCGGTGCTCTCCGACCTGGTCAGCCTGCAGTACGCGCGGATCGAGGGCTCGGGCGAACTGCTGGTCGGCAACAGCGACCACAGCCAGCCGTCGTTCGCCGACCCGGACGACTACTCCAACCAGGCCAGCGAGGCCGGCCTGGAGCGGGCGGCCGAGAAGGTGCTGCACCGCTTCGACGGGTTCCCCGAGCCGTCGGTGGCCCATACATACGCCGGCTGCTACGACGTCACGCCCGACTGGAACCCCGTTGTCGCGCCGGCCGGCGCGGCCGGGCTGTTCCTCGCGGCCGGCTTCTCCGGCCACGGCTTCAAGATCAGCCCAGCGGTCGGCGTGCTGATGGCCGACCTGGTCCTCGACGGCGACAGCCACGACCCGGACATCCCGGGGGCCGACTTCCGCCTGGAGCGCTTCGCCGAGGGGAATCCGCTGACGAGCCGATTCCCGTACGTGGGCGCCGGCGAGATGCGCTGA